Proteins from a genomic interval of Massilia sp. KIM:
- the purB gene encoding adenylosuccinate lyase, translating into MTSTAPSPTLSALSPLDGRYAAKTDKLRPILSEAGFMHHRVKVEIAWLQALSQAGFAEIKPFSAQANAHLDKLAAEFSEADAARIKEIEAVTNHDVKAVEYWLKEQVKDVPELVAASEFIHFGCTSEDINNTSHGMMLKAARDGVLLPALNAIIAKLTEIAHVNAALPMLSRTHGQTASPTTLGKEFANVVARLQRAVQRIAGVEILGKMNGAVGNYNAHLSAYPGFDWPAFSKEVIEQRLGLVFNPYTIQIEPHDYMAELFDAVARANTILLDLNRDIWTYVSLGYFKQKLKAGEIGSSTMPHKVNPIDFENSEGNLGLANAVLRHMADKLPVSRMQRDLTDSTVLRNIGVGFGYALLAYDSCLRGLNKLEVNAARLEQDLDASWEVLAEPVQTVMRRYGIENPYEQLKELTRGKGITREALQEFIQGLAIPQDAKDLLLAMTPSNYIGLAAKLAAAI; encoded by the coding sequence ATGACCTCTACCGCTCCCTCCCCTACCCTGTCGGCCCTGTCCCCCCTGGACGGGCGCTACGCCGCCAAAACCGACAAGCTGCGCCCGATCCTGTCGGAAGCCGGCTTCATGCACCACCGCGTGAAGGTCGAGATCGCGTGGCTGCAGGCCCTGTCGCAGGCCGGCTTCGCCGAGATCAAGCCCTTCTCGGCCCAGGCCAACGCCCACCTCGACAAGCTGGCGGCCGAGTTCAGCGAAGCGGACGCCGCGCGCATCAAGGAAATCGAGGCGGTCACCAACCATGACGTCAAGGCGGTCGAGTACTGGCTCAAGGAGCAGGTCAAGGACGTGCCGGAACTGGTGGCGGCCAGCGAATTCATCCACTTCGGCTGCACCTCGGAAGACATCAACAACACCTCGCACGGCATGATGCTCAAGGCCGCGCGCGACGGCGTGCTGCTGCCGGCCCTGAACGCCATCATCGCCAAGCTGACCGAGATCGCGCACGTCAACGCGGCCCTGCCGATGCTCTCGCGCACCCACGGCCAGACCGCCAGCCCGACCACCCTGGGCAAGGAATTCGCCAACGTGGTCGCGCGCCTGCAGCGCGCCGTGCAGCGCATCGCCGGGGTCGAGATCCTGGGCAAGATGAACGGCGCGGTCGGCAACTACAACGCCCACCTGTCGGCCTATCCGGGCTTCGACTGGCCGGCCTTCTCGAAGGAAGTGATCGAACAGCGCCTGGGCCTGGTGTTCAACCCCTACACCATCCAGATCGAGCCGCACGACTACATGGCCGAACTGTTCGACGCGGTCGCGCGCGCCAACACCATCCTGCTCGACCTGAACCGCGACATCTGGACCTATGTCTCGCTCGGCTACTTCAAGCAGAAGCTGAAGGCCGGCGAGATCGGTTCCTCGACCATGCCGCACAAGGTCAACCCGATCGACTTCGAGAACTCGGAAGGCAACCTGGGCCTGGCCAACGCGGTGCTGCGCCACATGGCGGACAAGCTGCCGGTCTCGCGCATGCAGCGCGACCTGACCGACTCCACCGTCCTGCGCAACATCGGCGTCGGCTTCGGCTACGCCCTGCTGGCCTACGACAGCTGCCTGCGCGGCCTGAACAAGCTGGAAGTGAACGCCGCCCGCCTGGAGCAGGACCTGGACGCGAGCTGGGAAGTGCTGGCCGAGCCGGTGCAGACCGTGATGCGCCGCTACGGCATCGAGAACCCCTACGAGCAGCTCAAGGAACTCACGCGCGGCAAGGGCATCACCCGCGAAGCGCTGCAGGAGTTCATCCAGGGACTGGCGATTCCGCAGGACGCCAAGGACCTGCTGCTGGCGATGACGCCGTCGAACTACATCGGCCTGGCCGCCAAGCTGGCGGCTGCGATCTGA
- a CDS encoding TonB-dependent siderophore receptor, protein MRKPLRVTTLSRLLASCLGLTLALPALAERGEVQADDLADLSIEELANIQVTSVSKRPERLQDAAASVFVITNDDIRRSGAATLPEVLRLAPNLYVARSSSHGYSISARGMNTSGNSVSNKLLVLVDGRSVYTPLFAGVFWDAQDLVLEDIERIEVVSGPGGVLWGLNAVNAVINISTRSARDTASTLAAARVDTDGGSAVVRHGRAEGELAWRAFAQVSKHDNTELASGAPVNDSYRRWLAGMRADWARGRDRVTVNANLIRGRLEQPEPGALTVTGFDPQLDRIESDGANLTARWDRSLDGGAGLSVQAYVDHTSRKVPPLFSERRTTADLQFQHTLAPWGAHSVVWGANVRHSRDRIDNGEIVAFLPARSSQRWASLFVQDEIALREDWRLTLGNRVEYNEYTGAEWLPSLRLSWRLSPHHAFWSAASRTVRAPSRLDVDTFIPARPPYLLRGGPQVRGEVAKVFELGYRGQPLPELSWSLTLFHHDYDDLRTQEIDPSGTFITFASLMEGRSTGVEAWGGWQAARNWRLSAGFTAMHQSLRLKPGSNDINGPRMAERDPRHTWQLRSSHAIDDSRELDLMLRRVGATFGVESYTALDARFGWRLRPGMTLSVFGENLTGSHAEYGPVAYRTEIERRIGVKAVWEY, encoded by the coding sequence ATGAGAAAGCCTCTGCGAGTCACCACCCTTTCCCGCCTGCTGGCGTCCTGCCTCGGACTGACGCTGGCGCTGCCGGCGCTGGCGGAGCGGGGTGAGGTGCAGGCCGACGACCTGGCCGACCTCTCGATCGAGGAACTGGCCAACATCCAGGTGACCTCGGTGTCCAAGCGCCCCGAGCGCCTGCAGGATGCTGCCGCCTCGGTGTTCGTGATCACCAACGACGACATCCGCCGCTCCGGCGCCGCCACCCTGCCCGAGGTGCTGCGCCTGGCGCCCAACCTCTATGTGGCGCGCTCCAGCAGCCACGGCTATTCGATCAGCGCGCGCGGCATGAACACCAGCGGCAATTCGGTCTCGAACAAGCTGCTGGTGCTGGTCGACGGCCGCAGCGTGTATACGCCGCTGTTCGCCGGCGTGTTCTGGGACGCCCAGGACCTGGTGCTGGAGGACATCGAGCGCATCGAAGTGGTGAGCGGGCCGGGCGGGGTGCTGTGGGGCCTGAACGCGGTCAATGCGGTGATCAACATCAGCACCCGCTCGGCGCGCGATACCGCCAGCACCCTGGCCGCCGCCCGGGTCGATACCGATGGCGGCAGCGCGGTGGTTCGCCACGGCCGCGCCGAGGGTGAACTGGCCTGGCGCGCCTTCGCCCAGGTGAGCAAGCACGACAACACCGAACTGGCCAGCGGCGCGCCGGTCAACGACAGCTACCGGCGCTGGCTGGCCGGCATGCGCGCCGACTGGGCGCGCGGGCGCGACCGGGTAACCGTGAACGCCAACCTGATCCGCGGCCGGCTCGAGCAGCCGGAGCCGGGCGCGCTGACGGTCACCGGCTTCGATCCCCAGCTCGACCGCATCGAATCCGACGGCGCCAACCTGACTGCGCGCTGGGACCGCAGCCTCGACGGCGGCGCCGGCCTGAGCGTGCAGGCCTATGTCGACCACACCTCGCGCAAGGTGCCGCCGCTGTTCTCGGAGCGCCGCACCACGGCCGACCTGCAGTTCCAGCACACCCTGGCGCCCTGGGGCGCGCATAGCGTGGTGTGGGGCGCCAACGTCCGCCACAGCCGCGACCGCATCGACAACGGCGAGATCGTGGCCTTCCTGCCGGCGCGCAGCAGCCAGCGCTGGGCCAGCCTGTTCGTGCAGGACGAGATCGCGCTGCGCGAGGACTGGCGCCTGACCCTGGGCAACCGGGTCGAGTACAACGAATACACGGGCGCCGAATGGCTGCCCAGCCTGCGCCTCTCGTGGCGCCTGTCGCCCCACCACGCCTTCTGGAGCGCCGCCTCGCGCACCGTGCGCGCGCCCTCGCGCCTGGACGTCGACACCTTCATCCCGGCGCGTCCGCCCTACCTGCTGCGCGGCGGCCCCCAGGTGCGCGGCGAAGTGGCCAAGGTGTTCGAACTGGGCTACCGCGGCCAGCCGCTGCCGGAGCTGTCCTGGTCGCTGACCCTGTTCCACCACGACTACGACGACCTGCGCACCCAGGAGATCGACCCCAGCGGCACCTTCATCACCTTCGCCAGCCTGATGGAAGGCCGCTCGACCGGCGTCGAGGCCTGGGGCGGATGGCAGGCGGCGCGCAACTGGCGCCTGTCGGCCGGCTTCACCGCCATGCACCAGAGCCTGCGCCTCAAGCCGGGCAGCAACGACATCAACGGCCCGCGCATGGCCGAGCGCGATCCGCGCCATACCTGGCAGCTGCGCTCGAGCCATGCCATCGACGACAGCCGCGAGCTCGACCTGATGCTGCGCCGGGTGGGTGCGACCTTCGGGGTGGAGTCGTACACGGCGCTGGATGCGCGCTTCGGCTGGCGCCTGCGCCCGGGAATGACGCTGTCGGTGTTCGGCGAGAACCTCACCGGCAGCCATGCGGAATACGGTCCGGTGGCTTACCGGACCGAGATCGAACGCCGGATCGGCGTGAAGGCGGTGTGGGAGTATTGA